A region from the Bubalus kerabau isolate K-KA32 ecotype Philippines breed swamp buffalo chromosome 23, PCC_UOA_SB_1v2, whole genome shotgun sequence genome encodes:
- the METRN gene encoding meteorin, protein MPTPALLRALCFCLLAAAARAGYSEDRCSWRGSGLTQEPGSVGQLALACSDGEIEWLYPAGALRLTLGGSEPSAQPGIVCLRPTRPFAGAQVFVERTGGALELLLAEGQGPAGARCARWGPRERRALFLQATPHPDLSRRLASFRFQLREDGRPELPPQARSLGADTACRPCSDAELLLAVCTSDFVIYGTILGVAHDAELQESVITVAAARVLRQTLPVFRVGGPGGHRQASIRTPLHCGVRPGPGTFLFMGWNRFGEAWLGCAPRLQEFSRAYAAAHADHLHPCEVVLD, encoded by the exons ATGCCGACCCCTGCACTTCTCCGCGCGCTTTGCTTCTGCCTCTTGGCCGCGGCCGCTCGCGCCGGCTACTCGGAGGACCGCTGCAGCTGGAGGGGCAG CGGCCTGACCCAGGAGCCCGGCAGCGTGGGACAGCTCGCCCTGGCCTGTTCGGACGGCGAGATCGAGTGGCTGTACCCGGCCGGGGCGCTGCGCCTCACTCTGGGCGGCTCCGAGCCCAGCGCGCAGCCCGGCATCGTCTGCCTGCGGCCGACGCGGCCCTTCGCAGGCGCCCAAGTCTTCGTGGAGCGGACGGGCGGCGCGCTAGAGTTGCTGCTGGCCGAGGGCCAGGGCCCGGCCGGGGCCCGGTGCGCGCGCTGGGGTCCTCGCGAGCGCCGGGCCCTCTTCCTGCAGGCCACCCCGCATCCCGACCTCAGCCGCCGCTTGGCCTCCTTCCGCTTCCAGCTGCGGGAGGACGGGCGTCCGGAGCTGCCCCCGCAGGCCCGCAGCCTTGGAGCAGATA CTGCCTGCAGACCCTGCAGTGATGCCGAGCTCCTCCTGGCCGTGTGCACCAGTGACTTTG TGATCTACGGAACCATCCTCGGGGTCGCCCACGACGCAGAGCTACAGGAGTCTGTCATCACTGTGGCAGCTGCCCGCGTCCTCCGCCAGACGCTGCCGGTTTTCCGGGTGGGGGGCCCTGGGGGCCACAGGCAGGCCTCCATTCGCACCCCACTGCACTGCGGCGTGCGCCCCGGCCCTGGCACCTTCCTCTTCATGGGCTGGAACCGCTTTGGTGAGGCCTGGCTGGGCTGCGCTCCCCGCCTCCAGGAATTCAGCCGTGCCTATGCGGCTGCCCACGCTGACCACCTGCACCCCTGCGAGGTGGTGCTGGACTGA